The Vitis vinifera cultivar Pinot Noir 40024 chromosome 8, ASM3070453v1 genome segment GTATGTGCAGTTTTGTTTCGCATCAAGCGAATCAATGCTCCTGAGTTCTGAGTTCTGACCCATTCATATTTCTAAATTGTACCATGCACGGTGCACCCAGTGAAATTAAATCTTATATGCGATCTGGGGTTGACTtgctttttctccatttttttttagctctctctatttttgtttattaaggaaACAGGGTTATCCTTAAAATTAACTTTCATAAATAACAAGAAACAACTGTGCACCTTTTATTGATAACGAGATTATTAACACATATTTTTAATCCTacccttggaaaaaaaaaagaaaaaaaaagttgaaagagGTGGCTGGGCTGGGCTGGGCCTCAGATCAAACAGGCCAAACATCACAGTCGAACGACACGTGAGTCCAATTCGATTAATTCATGGAAGGAAACTTAAAATAAGGAGCCAAACAAGAACGTTggaggagaaaaaggaaaagagaagaacAGTTGCACAGTTGCAGGAATCAAGCGACAAGCGACAACCACCAAAACTCAGACCATCCGAGGATGCCGGACACGACTTTGAACCTCCTCAACAATTCCCAACTCTTCAGGTACACCCgccattttcttcttctgtgACTGTGCCCACGTGTTCTTGCCCCCCTTGTTTCTCTCCTTCGGTTTGTTCCATCATAGCTTCACTATCTTTCTAGGTTTTCAATCTGTTTGTGCTCTGCTCACTTGGATTCTCTTGAACATAATGTCTCTTTTCTccccattttattttgtttcggATTTGGTGGGGTCTGGGCTGGTATTCGAATGAGTGGGTTACTGAGAAATATTTGAGACATTTGAGTTTTGGTATGAAGTTTCGTATTGGGATATTAGAATGTGGAAACTGAGCGATATGGGCGGTGGACTTGCTGGTTTTTGTAAAGTATGTTGTTGTCTCTGTTGAGTAGGCGGTCGTTGGAGGTTGATTCCAGGTAATGATGGGGTTTTTGGGTTTCTTTTTGAATGTTTTATATTCGTATCTATCTATCATATCTCTCTTGTCTGTCATTGTCATCAAGAGTCTGGAGTTACGGAAGATAGATTGGACTTGTTTTCTCGGATATATGGaaatgagatatttgtttgtttgaattTGAGAATCTTGAGAATCTACACGTTGATGTTGACAGGGACGCGTATGGATTTGCATTGAGACCTCAACACCTTCAAAGATATAGAGAGTGCTGTGAAATATACAAGGTACTTAATGTCTaggtttattatttatttatttatcatgaCTCGTGGAGGGATGTGTCAGGCATGGAAttacaaaattagaaaataatttgttgCTCACACTTTTCTGGTTGTAGGGAAAAGATGACACATTGTGTATACGACTTTTAggtattttattatattagaaaCCTAGGAAAACAAGGAACCACTAAATGGGGTCGAATATGTTCTTTGGCTTAGTTGAGTTGAGTTGCTCATATTTGAGGGACTAAGATGAAATATTCAAAgttatctttctttttcatcCCCCACCCTTACTTTTTTCAGCAAATTAGCTAAAGATGAATCATCAGATGACCAACATTGTTACgcattaatatttgatatttgatttgaTGAAGCCATGTTTCTAGCATTAAATAGCAAGGACCATTTTCTAGTCAGCTCTGTGTCAATGTATTCAGGAGGAGGAAGAGGAGAGGACACATAAATGGAAGCAATTCCTTGAACAGCAAAAGGAGTCTTCTCTAGTTTGTGCTTTTGTGGAGGAATATAACAACACTTTGCTTACTGAAATTACACGGGAGGAAGCAGAGTATGTTCCAGGGAGGGGTGGGGAAGGGAATGTGTCAAGTAGCAAGAAGTCTGTTTCTGATGGTTCAACAGAAAGTGACCAACAAAAGGAGGTGTTGGTGGAAAAAGAACCAAAAGCTGGTAAGGTCCGAAAATGGGCCCGGATTCGATTGTCCCTTAGTGCCATCGAGAGTACAATGAGTTTACGTATTAAGGAGAGAAAGAATATGAAAGATGAGCAGATAGGTCGAAATCATCTTCCATCCATTGAAGAGGACTTTGAGGAAGTGCTCTCTTTTAATTTGATATCAGATGACAGTGGGAATGAATCCTTGGAAGCAAGTGCTGCTGCTAATGGGATCTCACCAGAACCTTTCTTTCCTTGGAAAGAAGAACTAGTGTGCCTTGTTCGCGGGGGACTGCCAAAGGCTCTCAGGGGAGAGGTACAGTTGATACTATTGAATTGGTTGGTTTTCGTGTTCTCATGTTAGAGAGAAATTATTATGTATGTTACTATTATATTGACATTACAGGTATGGCAAGCATTTGTTGGTGCAAGAAAACGCCGTATGGAGAGATATTACCAGAATTTGATAGCTTCAGAAACTAATGCTGGTGAGGGCAAGGATTATGGCAGCTCTTTATCAGTCAATGGCAGTAAGCAGCCCAATGCAGATCATGCCATACCTGAGAAATGGAGAAGGCAGATTGAGAAGGTCATTAGATGCATGGGCCTTGGACTTTATCGTTCAATCTTTTTGATTCGTAGGTGCTACTACTTGTACCTTGTATTGCACTCTAGGCATCTCCCTAGCCTAACTTCTCGTGTTCTCTATTCAGGATTTGCCTCGGACATTCCCAGGCCATCCTGCTCTAGACGAGGTTGGTAGAGATTCCTTAAGGCGTTTGCTTTTAGCGTATGCTCAACATAACCCCTCTGTTGGGTATTGTCAGGTAACTAGAGTTCCAAGAGTTTCTATCCTTTGTTTTCTTAGTTTAATCACTATTGATATTTAGGTTATTGAAATCATGTTGAAAAAAATGGTTAGTTGTCTTATTCTAGTAGAAAGTGCTTTAACTTTGTGGAACTCTTGATGCCTAATTGTTTTGCTTCATACTTGGTTTCCATGTTTGTACCACACCTTCTTTTGCCACTTGTGCTACTTGATACAAGGGTacaatatttttctaactttGTACATTATTATATTCTTATATGTAAATATCAAAAGGGAAAGGCTTTCTGCTTTGGAGTTTTCAACTTGCCTTGTAGGTGGTAAAATGACTTGCATTATTCTTTTGCCTTGAACAACTagttttcctaaaagtttaagttgTTAGTATTATAATCTCTAACACCATCTGTCATCTATGGCCCCATAGCTGCATGTGAAGACACACAGGCTTGTAGGCAAACAAATCTCGACAACctcctttaagctttgcacATGGGCTCAATAAATTGGGGAAATAAACATGTGGTGAATTTTGAACTCATGATCTCTCACTAAATGAGGTTCTTATTCcaaattaaatatctaattttcctaaaagttaaGCGATTAGGATTTAGACTCATAATGAATATTATGCTCTCTAACAAAATGGACTTAAGCCTAAGATGAAGTTGTTGCATAAACTGATGTGAAGCTTGGAAATGCTATTTTTGTGgagaatttatttaattatttatataattattttagacTTAGATTAAGATGCGTTGAATATAATTATGTAAGTCTATTGTTCTTAATAGTATAATGGAGGTTGTATTGGTTGAGTTGGCTTTTTAGCCTTAAGGCCCTCTTTATGCTTTTCGTGAAGTGTTGgactttattctattttttcaacTTGTTTATTTGCATTCAAAAACATCTCATATGACTTCCCCTTGTTGCCTTGtgtttgtaattatttttccttcttttccttccttttgaCTTCTTTAAATAGTGGGGTGGGAGAGTGAGTGTGTTTGTGCGCGCACTGTTGCTTGTGTGTTAAACTTGCTTTAGGAGTCAAATCATGAATCATAGGCAAGGGAGACATCATGTAACAACTAGCTTCACAGGGTGGAGCTTAGTGGTAGTGTCCTCGGACAATGAACCTGAGATCTTAAGTTCAAGCATTCCTAGTATTTAAGTTGTGTAGCATGGAGGGCTATGCCACCATCACCCTGGTTTTGCTTTAGCAGTAGTTTGGGATAATGTCTTGCTCTTGGGATGAATTCAGTGTTatccaaaaaatttataaaaagaaaacattataCAACAACTTATGAAATCAAGCCCAAGAAGAACTTGATAGCTTGAGTTGATGTGGAGgttaatatttctttttgaaaattctgGTGATATTATAGTTCTGTGTGGAATTCTATTGGTTTTAACCATAGATGAGTATTTTTGAGGACATGGTGGCATTAAGTTGTCCTTTTAGCCTTGAGGCGAGATCCTCTTGATGGTCCTCTCTGCTCTTTCAGCATTTCTTTTGAACAAACAGttagtaatattttttataaatgtattGTCTTTTTTTTGGTGGCCAATCGTTGTTTAGATGAAGAGTTAAGAGGAAGTTGAAGTTTCCCTCTTATTTTCTTGACTTGAATGAATTCCTTTCTAGCatgagaaaagaaggaaaaaagagagagagagagagagaggataaGGGAAGCAAAATTGTGATTTTTGGGCATAGTAGGAATTAATGTGGTCCAACTCAAATTCTGTGTCActtgttctattttattttattttatttttatttctgacATCAACTTTTGTCACCAGTGATCATGGGTGGTGCTCAAGGAATTTTCTTTGCTTGCTATTTTAGCAACATTACctttaatataattttgttatttataacTCAGGAGAGCCATTGGGTTCAAATGATCTCTTGGCTGCTTTTGTAGCATAACTAGCTTACTTGTAACTCTTAGGGACttgtttctatatttttaattgaagaCACTCTGTAACTTATTAAATTTGGTGATGGAAAATTCTGAGCTCTAAATTTTGAACTTGTTTGTTACACGAGGAATATAAAGGTAGTTAAATTTCTTCTGGCATTTTGAGATGTCTATATGATGGTACCACTGAGAATTGTCGTTTCATATTGCAGTGTGCTCCCATTGAATCTCATATTATTGTGTTTAGTTCTTAATTCTTTTCATCCACTGTGATTAGTATTTCCACTTTTACTTTGTTCTGTTCTATGAAACTAATAGTCATCATATTGTATCATCGTGTTTTGCTTCTCCCATCAAATTCCATATTGTTCTGATTACTTCTTTTTTCCATCTATTGAATTTACACACACACAGGCAATGAATTTCTTTGCTGGATTGTTGCTACTTCTGATGCCTGAGGAAAATGCATTTTGGTAGGTGAAAACTTTTGACATCATGGTGGAACACACGCATAAAACAATTAATTAGCTTTATGGATTTGTTTGTTTTAACCAAATTATCAGGACTTTGGTGGGTATTCTTGATGATTATTTCGATGGCTACTATTCAgaggaaatgatagaatctcaGGTAATGTGTTTTCACTGTCCAGAGTTGTATGGTCACTATCATTAATTTCATTCTGGTATTAGCATACACTTCTATGTTTGTTTTGAGTTTTCCCCTATCAACCTTAATAAATATGCCGAGGACACTAATTTAATAGTTGTGCTGGTTTGAGAAAAGTTCTGTATTGACAGGTTGACCAACTTGTTTTTGAGGAGTTGATGCGTGAAAGATTTCCTAAATTAGGTTTATCTCTTGTTATCATTTGTTTATTATGTATCCATCCTCCTAAATTGTTTTTGTTACATGAAGTAATTTGATTAGTATCTTGTCTTTTATGCTTCCTGTGCAGTTAGTCATCTGGATTGCTTAGGAGTGCAGGTGGCCTGGATCTCTGGACCTTggtttctttccatttttgtgAATATTATTCCATGGGAAAGTGGTGAGGTTTGCATTATATAATAGAGCAATACATTCTGAAACTGAATgaatttcctttaatttttctttgcatCTCTAGATTCATTTTGAACACTCCTAGTTGTCAAGCATATTAACCTTGTAATGGTTCCTTTAACCTCAGTTCTTCGAGTTTGGGATGTGCTTCTATTTGAAGGAAACCGTGTTATGCTATTTCGGACAGCACTTGCTTTGATGGAGTTATATGGTACACAGAAAAATAAACTTCAGTGTCTGAACTCTTTGGCACAATAACTCACAATTTAACTCTGT includes the following:
- the LOC100248309 gene encoding uncharacterized protein LOC100248309 isoform X1, coding for MLLSLLSRRSLEVDSRDAYGFALRPQHLQRYRECCEIYKEEEEERTHKWKQFLEQQKESSLVCAFVEEYNNTLLTEITREEAEYVPGRGGEGNVSSSKKSVSDGSTESDQQKEVLVEKEPKAGKVRKWARIRLSLSAIESTMSLRIKERKNMKDEQIGRNHLPSIEEDFEEVLSFNLISDDSGNESLEASAAANGISPEPFFPWKEELVCLVRGGLPKALRGEVWQAFVGARKRRMERYYQNLIASETNAGEGKDYGSSLSVNGSKQPNADHAIPEKWRRQIEKDLPRTFPGHPALDEVGRDSLRRLLLAYAQHNPSVGYCQAMNFFAGLLLLLMPEENAFWTLVGILDDYFDGYYSEEMIESQVDQLVFEELMRERFPKLVSHLDCLGVQVAWISGPWFLSIFVNIIPWESVLRVWDVLLFEGNRVMLFRTALALMELYGHALVTTKDAGDAITLLQSFAGSTFDSSQLVLTACMGYLAVTEARLQELRKKHRPAVLGVIEERSKEGRVWKDSKGLASKLYSFKHDPGSLIKETNTEGSGDNLTDGDQSPSANLDVFLKGLTVNSEGDSVPDLQEQVVWLKVELCRLLEEKRSATLRAEELETALMEMVMQDNRRQLSAKVEQLEKEVTGLRQLLTDKQEQEKVMLQVLMRVEQEQRVTEDARVSAEQDAAAQRYVVNVLQEKYEKATASLAQMEERVVMAETMLEATLQYQSGQVKALSSPRSAQANQDSAQNSSMKRISLLSRPFGLGWRDRNKQGKPTNVEESSESKSTHEEEVPNILHKETNGSQ
- the LOC100248309 gene encoding uncharacterized protein LOC100248309 isoform X2, whose product is MLLSLLSRRSLEVDSRDAYGFALRPQHLQRYRECCEIYKEEEEERTHKWKQFLEQQKESSLVCAFVEEYNNTLLTEITREEAEYVPGRGGEGNVSSSKKSVSDGSTESDQQKEVLVEKEPKAGKVRKWARIRLSLSAIESTMSLRIKERKNMKDEQIGRNHLPSIEEDFEEVLSFNLISDDSGNESLEASAAANGISPEPFFPWKEELVCLVRGGLPKALRGEVWQAFVGARKRRMERYYQNLIASETNAGEGKDYGSSLSVNGSKQPNADHAIPEKWRRQIEKDLPRTFPGHPALDEVGRDSLRRLLLAYAQHNPSVGYCQAMNFFAGLLLLLMPEENAFWTLVGILDDYFDGYYSEEMIESQVDQLVFEELMRERFPKLVSHLDCLGVQVAWISGPWFLSIFVNIIPWESVLRVWDVLLFEGNRVMLFRTALALMELYGHALVTTKDAGDAITLLQSFAGSTFDSSQLVLTACMGYLAVTEARLQELRKKHRPAVLGVIEERSKEGRVWKDSKGLASKLYSFKHDPGSLIKETNTEGSGDNLTDGDQSPSANLDVFLKGLTVNSEGDSVPDLQEQVVWLKVELCRLLEEKRSATLRAEELETALMEMVMQDNRRQLSAKVEQLEKEVTGLRQLLTDKQEQEKVMLQVLMRVEQEQRVTEDARVSAEQDAAAQRYVVNVLQEKYEKATASLAQMEERVVMAETMLEATLQYQSGQVKALSSPRSAQANQDSAQNSSMKRISLLSRPFGLGWRDRNKLDVAGETY
- the LOC100248309 gene encoding TBC domain-containing protein C215.01 isoform X3, encoding MLLSLLSRRSLEVDSRDAYGFALRPQHLQRYRECCEIYKEEEEERTHKWKQFLEQQKESSLVCAFVEEYNNTLLTEITREEAEYVPGRGGEGNVSSSKKSVSDGSTESDQQKEVLVEKEPKAGKVRKWARIRLSLSAIESTMSLRIKERKNMKDEQIGRNHLPSIEEDFEEVLSFNLISDDSGNESLEASAAANGISPEPFFPWKEELVCLVRGGLPKALRGEVWQAFVGARKRRMERYYQNLIASETNAGEGKDYGSSLSVNGSKQPNADHAIPEKWRRQIEKDLPRTFPGHPALDEVGRDSLRRLLLAYAQHNPSVGYCQAMNFFAGLLLLLMPEENAFWTLVGILDDYFDGYYSEEMIESQVDQLVFEELMRERFPKLVSHLDCLGVQVAWISGPWFLSIFVNIIPWESVLRVWDVLLFEGNRVMLFRTALALMELYGHALVTTKDAGDAITLLQSFAGSTFDSSQLVLTACMGYLAVTEARLQELRKKHRPAVLGVIEERSKEGRVWKDSKGLASKLYSFKHDPGSLIKETNTEGSGDNLTDGDQSPSANLDVFLKGLTVNSEGDSVPDLQEQVVWLKVELCRLLEEKRSATLRAEELETALMEMVMQDNRRQLSAKVEQLEKEVTGLRQLLTDKQEQEKVMLQVLMRVEQEQRVTEDARVSAEQDAAAQRYVVNVLQEKYEKATASLAQMEERVVMAETMLEATLQYQSGQVKALSSPRRDHAIKSSSIA